The Dioscorea cayenensis subsp. rotundata cultivar TDr96_F1 chromosome 11, TDr96_F1_v2_PseudoChromosome.rev07_lg8_w22 25.fasta, whole genome shotgun sequence genomic interval taataataataataatttcctcTCATGTGGTTGATGGCATCATAATTCATTTGTCTAAaagatttctttatttctataattcaattgaaatatatatcatatagaGGTCACTAACACATTCTTCTTGTTTAACAAGAACTCAAGAAGAATATAATTAATCATccctttttaaattaatttttaaattattgaaaattggaaaatttttaAACTTGCTCTtgcagataaaaaaaattgctgttttagaatattttcaaattattttcatGCCCTACAATTGAAAGTAAGCATTTTATCCACGCCTATAGAATTcagttatttaaaataaaaaaatttagatgaaaatccaaaataatttaatgaaaagGATATATGCATAATTTCAAACTTCATAATACCCATTGtcaaatatcaaattatatatatataatatcaaaatttccTGGTTTATATAAAAAGgtatattataatttcaaaggttttttaaaaaaataaaagaaaaacaaaatagagcGTTCAATAAACCCCAACAATAAGGCAGAAACAAAGCAGAAACTTCAGGTTGACTTTAGCATACTGTACAGAACCACCACCAgctttaaaagtttaaaacacCAAAAGTATCTCACCAATTGCAGCTAGAACATTAAAACAACCAACCAGAGAAACATAGAAAGGCACATTTAACAGGGTGATGATCTAAGTATCCAAAAACATTGATTGAACTACTTAAAAACCAAGTTGAAGCCTCACTTCCCAGCAAGTCTGCCTGcaaatttttctctcttttaggTCCTGGACCTTCGCACCGGAGATCGACTGCAATCAGAACAAGAGTAATCATCACTCCCAACAATTTGACAATGACGATTtacatccaaacaaaaatttcagTACTACCATTTCTTCCCCATCaaaacattattataatttcCAATCGATGTTCTTAACTTTATAAGTTACTAGTGGGGTGGATAATTCCTCACCTTGGGTAATGATCATAGTCAGGACTTCGGTTGTCGAAAGCAGGAGGATTATCGTATCGGCCATAAACTGGACTTCGGGCTCGGCCATAATCAGGACTGGGACGGCCTCTCCGGTACACTGGACTTGGGGAGCGACCATAAGGACTAGGACGCCTTCCATAATCTCCCCCTCTTCTAGGGCTCTCACGCCTGTCACCATGCCTGTCGTCACGTTCATCATCATCCCTTAAAGCATACTCAACTGAGACCACCCTGTCCAACAGCTGACtgcaaaacaacaaagaaaacatgaaaaattccCAATTTAATGTCTGGGGCCAATTGTTCAACAGCAAAACTCAAAGATGGACCGGATCGAGACTTTAAAGTTAGCCTATATCCAAACTTAAACACATATAATGCAAAACAATAGGATTCAAGAAAAAGACCAGCTGCAAGCAAGCAGTCAATTATGATGGAAGCGTGCATAATAATTCAACCAAGGTTACAATGACAAGGTCGGGACTTTGTTCTCTGGCAAAAAAACATGATTCTGAGTTGGTCGAGATAAATAGCGTCTTGAATTAGAAATACAATTATCGATCATCCATTTTGAAACAAGAAACTGCAAATCAGACGGTTGATTATCCTTCCAAATAGATTAGCAAAACCGAATAAAAAGGTCACGGTGTTTGTTCCAAGCAGAGAAGGAAATATCAGGAGAATAAAACATTTTCAGCATACACAATCAAAATTGCTAagatatagattaaaaaaaataaccatagTCAAACTGCAGTGTACGCATACACCCAATGAGGATATTACAGTCACTTACCTCATATGTGTGTACTTCAGTGCTTTAGTGGCTTCTTCCTGCGTTTCGAATTGGACAAAGGCAAAGTTCCGTCTAATACGAACATTTAATATCTTTCCATAAGGTTCAAAGTGCCTCTCTATGTCACGAGTTCTTGTCTGGTGCTGGTCAAAGTTTATGACGAACAATGTTTTTGTTGGTCGCCCACCTGCATTTGACCGAGAACCATCACGATGTCGGGGTCCACCACGTTCACCCTGCCAAGCAAAATAAACATCAGACACATGGTCTTCAAAGTAGAAATGACCTTAATTAGTTGACCAAACTGCACagggaaaaagaaggaaaaacacCAAAACAGAATATTGGCTAATCACTACAACCTGACTTGAAATAAAGCATATTTCAATTAGACATATAGATTAGCTAATGCAATGAAATAGTAGAAGTCACGGTCTAACACCCAATACCTTTGACCATTCAACCGACAGCCTGCGCCTGCCTTCACCAAATGGTGCACCATCAAGAGCCCTTATGGCATCTTCAGCATCACGTTCGTCCTCAAAATATATAAACGCAAACcctatcaagaaaaaaaatgcaaataagaaaagatagcaTTACACAGAACTAGAAATATATCCTGGGAACTTGGTATGGTACACAAATCAGGTTATTTTTCCTTGAGAGCGTAGAAGAATACTACACCTGAGATTTGTGTAAGTCTGATGAGTGATGAACATTAGGATGTGAATAATGAAGACTGTATGATGAACTAAAATTGGTCTGATAAATGCTAAATCCAAAGTCAGAACCCAGAAGTCATTGCTGCCATGCATCACCACTCATGGAACACAAATCTTTCAGTTGGCATGGAACGGTGATACGGAATTGCTCTATTATGATGCTTGTAATGGCAACTTTGGGCAATGCAGGGGGAGTAACGGATGATCATATGAAGGAAATGAAGGATGCCGATAGTGAGAGGTAGGAGCTGATGTAGTGGCAAGAAGGTTTCCTTGAACATGGATGTTTAATGGTGAGCCCACAAAAGAGCTCGCCCTTATAAGTCCTGCGTCAAAACAAGCATTTAAAAACAGATGTCCTTGTACAATTACTTCTATTGACCGTATTAACTGAATCATTTTCCAAAAA includes:
- the LOC120272253 gene encoding serine/arginine-rich splicing factor RS31; this encodes MRTVFCGNFDFDTRHADLEKLFSRYGRVSRVDMKSGFAFIYFEDERDAEDAIRALDGAPFGEGRRRLSVEWSKGERGGPRHRDGSRSNAGGRPTKTLFVINFDQHQTRTRDIERHFEPYGKILNVRIRRNFAFVQFETQEEATKALKYTHMSQLLDRVVSVEYALRDDDERDDRHGDRRESPRRGGDYGRRPSPYGRSPSPVYRRGRPSPDYGRARSPVYGRYDNPPAFDNRSPDYDHYPSRSPVRRSRT